A region of Rhizorhabdus wittichii RW1 DNA encodes the following proteins:
- a CDS encoding Amidohydrolase 3 (PFAM: Amidohydrolase 3) yields MTGVAEHFDLLIRNGIVVDGTGLPRRRLDVGIRDGKVAKFAHLAEATADEEIDAKGCIVAPGIVDPHTHYDPQITFDPYATVSCFHGVTTVLAGNCGFSVAPCKAEDREYLKGIFARVEEMNPIALGAVRWDEFETFDEFLQTRKGRLGINFACYVGHSNLRRWVMGDDSHRRAATEDEVRQMRAMLAEALEAGAAGLSSSAAAVHMDINGDPVPSRLAERSEFLALAEELGRFGKGSITFLPASSIGGLNEEDKDYLIELGKRSGVPVIIQGLGGRNKVDAPTATWEASVEFLDRATAAGAPVYSLLISRPFDRPVVFSPECPHYAAVASWHAMMRLPKAERDAMLRDPAARDEMRQAVENYNRDPKKGTILPPPLWTALFVDHVANDRNAGLQGKSVAEIAEETGKAPGDVVLDLLLDEDMATEFRWRTETPEWAEAVRVAQQDPRMIVGVSDGGAHLAKDDAADWSSYFLRSWVLDRGAWTLEEGIRQITQIPASLLGLVDRGTLKVTGPADIMIFDPETIGPWRKEFARDLPGGVGRFKAWGKGVKATIVNGRPIVLDGALTTNLPGEVVSPA; encoded by the coding sequence ATGACGGGCGTTGCCGAACATTTCGATCTGCTGATTCGCAACGGCATCGTCGTCGACGGCACCGGCCTGCCGCGCCGCCGGCTCGACGTCGGCATCCGCGACGGCAAGGTCGCCAAGTTCGCGCATCTCGCGGAGGCGACCGCCGACGAGGAGATCGACGCCAAGGGCTGCATCGTCGCGCCCGGCATCGTCGATCCGCACACCCATTATGATCCGCAGATCACCTTCGATCCCTATGCCACCGTGTCCTGCTTCCACGGCGTGACGACGGTGCTGGCGGGCAATTGCGGCTTCTCGGTCGCGCCGTGCAAGGCGGAGGACCGTGAATATCTGAAGGGCATCTTCGCCCGGGTGGAGGAGATGAATCCGATCGCGCTGGGCGCCGTCCGCTGGGACGAGTTCGAGACGTTCGACGAGTTCCTCCAGACCCGCAAGGGCAGGCTTGGCATCAACTTCGCCTGCTATGTCGGCCATTCGAACCTGCGCCGCTGGGTGATGGGCGACGATTCGCACCGCCGCGCCGCGACCGAGGACGAGGTCCGGCAGATGCGGGCGATGCTCGCCGAGGCGCTCGAGGCCGGGGCCGCCGGCCTCTCCTCCTCGGCGGCGGCGGTGCATATGGACATCAACGGCGATCCGGTGCCGTCGCGCCTCGCCGAGCGCAGCGAGTTCCTCGCGCTGGCCGAGGAGCTGGGCCGTTTCGGCAAGGGATCGATCACCTTCCTGCCGGCCAGCTCGATCGGCGGCCTCAACGAGGAGGACAAGGACTATCTGATCGAGCTCGGCAAGCGATCGGGCGTGCCGGTGATCATCCAGGGGCTGGGCGGACGCAACAAGGTCGATGCGCCGACCGCGACCTGGGAGGCGTCGGTCGAGTTCCTCGACCGGGCGACGGCGGCGGGCGCGCCGGTCTATTCGCTGCTGATCTCCCGCCCGTTCGACCGGCCGGTCGTGTTCAGCCCCGAATGTCCCCATTATGCGGCGGTCGCGTCGTGGCATGCGATGATGCGCCTGCCGAAGGCGGAGCGCGACGCCATGCTGCGCGATCCCGCCGCGCGCGACGAGATGCGCCAGGCGGTCGAGAACTACAACCGCGACCCCAAGAAGGGCACGATCCTGCCGCCGCCGCTGTGGACCGCTTTGTTCGTCGACCATGTCGCGAACGATCGCAACGCCGGGTTGCAGGGCAAGAGTGTCGCCGAGATCGCCGAGGAGACGGGCAAGGCGCCCGGCGACGTGGTGCTCGACCTGCTGCTCGACGAGGACATGGCGACCGAGTTCCGCTGGCGCACCGAGACGCCCGAATGGGCCGAGGCGGTGCGCGTGGCGCAGCAGGACCCGCGCATGATCGTCGGCGTGTCCGACGGCGGCGCCCATCTCGCCAAGGACGACGCGGCCGACTGGAGCTCCTACTTCCTGCGCTCCTGGGTGCTCGATCGCGGCGCCTGGACGCTGGAGGAGGGCATCCGCCAGATCACCCAGATCCCGGCCTCGCTGCTCGGCCTGGTCGATCGCGGCACGCTGAAGGTGACCGGCCCGGCGGACATCATGATCTTCGATCCCGAGACGATCGGCCCGTGGCGCAAGGAATTCGCGCGCGATCTGCCGGGCGGCGTCGGGCGGTTCAAGGCGTGGGGCAAGGGCGTCAAGGCGACGATCGTCAACGGCCGGCCGATCGTCCTCGACGGCGCGCTGACCACAAACCTGCCGGGCGAGGTGGTCTCGCCGGCCTGA
- a CDS encoding Taurine dioxygenase (PFAM: Taurine catabolism dioxygenase TauD/TfdA): MDIRKVTANIGADVHGVDLSQPLDKGVVAELRAALLEHLVLFFRGQRKLSVEEHVRFGRYFGDIDPPLFRTASSPAPEVIVLDQKNPKGEGADSWHADNTYMPAPPMGSILQAQILPSIGGDTCFANMYAAYDALSPGLRAMLDGLHAIHSLEQMAERTKHVMGASLRDKVDQWPPVLHPVVAVHPETGRRLLNVNANWTVAIDGMSRAESDALLRLLYDHVRSPEFQVRLRWNTGDVAFWDNRSVQHYAVADYRERRMMQRVTIAGTRIQGIPDAERANTKQGADREKAHAR, translated from the coding sequence ATGGACATCCGCAAGGTGACGGCGAATATCGGGGCGGACGTGCACGGCGTCGATCTGTCCCAGCCGCTCGACAAGGGCGTGGTGGCGGAGCTTCGCGCCGCGCTGCTCGAGCATCTGGTCCTGTTCTTCCGCGGGCAGCGCAAGCTGTCGGTCGAGGAGCATGTCCGCTTCGGGCGCTATTTCGGCGATATCGATCCGCCGCTGTTCCGCACGGCGTCGTCGCCCGCGCCCGAGGTGATCGTCCTCGACCAGAAGAACCCGAAGGGCGAGGGTGCCGACAGCTGGCACGCCGACAACACCTATATGCCGGCGCCGCCGATGGGATCGATCCTCCAGGCGCAGATATTGCCGTCGATCGGCGGCGACACCTGCTTCGCCAACATGTACGCGGCCTATGACGCGCTGTCGCCGGGGCTGCGCGCGATGCTCGACGGGCTCCACGCGATCCATTCGCTCGAACAGATGGCCGAGCGGACCAAGCATGTCATGGGCGCGTCGCTGCGCGACAAGGTCGACCAGTGGCCGCCGGTGCTCCACCCGGTCGTCGCGGTCCATCCCGAGACCGGCCGCCGCCTGCTCAACGTCAACGCCAACTGGACGGTGGCGATCGACGGGATGAGCCGGGCCGAGAGCGACGCGCTGCTGCGCCTGCTCTACGACCATGTCCGCAGCCCCGAATTCCAGGTGCGGCTGCGCTGGAACACCGGCGACGTCGCCTTCTGGGACAATCGGTCGGTGCAGCATTACGCCGTCGCCGACTATCGCGAGCGACGGATGATGCAGCGGGTGACGATCGCCGGCACCCGCATCCAGGGCATCCCTGACGCGGAGCGCGCCAACACGAAACAAGGGGCGGATCGCGAAAAAGCGCACGCCCGCTGA